DNA from Sulfurimonas gotlandica GD1:
CTCAGCATCTTCAATTCTATCTTTTAGAGCTTCAGAAGAGAATCCACCAAAAACAATAGAGTGAATAGCACCGATTCTAGCACATGCAAGCATTGCGTATGCAGCTTCAGGGATCATTGGCATATAGATAATAACTCTATCACCTTTTTTAACACCAAAATCCTCTTTTAAAAGGTTTGCAAATCTATTTACATGCTTATATAGGTCTAAATAAGTAATAGTCTGTACATCACCTCTATCACCTTCAAAAATAATTGCAGCTTTATTTTTGCGAGTATCTAAATGACGGTCAATACACTGAGATGCTACATTTAATTTACCACCATCAAACCATTTTACGAATGGAGCTTTACTCTCATCTAAAACATTAGTAAATGGTTCAATCCAATCAATTTTTTCTTTTGCAAAATCACCCCAGAAACCTTCATAATCTTCCATCGCCTTATCTTGAAGCTCATGGTACTCACACATATTTTTAATACGCGCATCTTTAGCAAACGCTCTGTTTGGTTTAAAAACTTGTTTTTCTGACATTTATTTTTCCTTTGTTAATTTTAAATATATCATTGCTGTCATAATTGCATCATTTACAGCATTGTGTGCTCCCATATCAGGAACATCACACTTTTTTAAGATTGTATCGAATCGTAAATCAATATTTCCTTGTGGAATTAAAGAAATTGTTTTATCAAAGTAAATTTCAGATACTTCTATCTTTTTGTTTGGAAGAGTTACTCCCAACATTGGCTTTATATACTTGTTAATCATGTTTACATCGAACTCTAGATAATACCCTATTAACGGGCGTGAACCTATAAAATTTAAGAACTCTCGTATAGCTATCTCTGTTGTTTTAGCATTTTCTAAATCTATAGGACGAATTCTATGAATTTCAATACTTTTTGAGCTGATTTCACCAGAATTTTTTATAAAAACTTCAAAAGTTTGTGAAGTAAGAATTTTATTATCTTTTATCTTTACGGCTCCAATAGAAAGTATCTCATCTTTCTTTGGATTTAGACCTGTTGTCTCTGTATCAAAAACAACATATTCACCACTCGTATCTTCTTCGAACAAGAACTCATACTCTTTATCATTGAGCTTTGAACGATTTGCTTTTGCTTTTAAATCGTTAATAAAAGAAAAAAACATTATGCAACCATATTTAAATGAAAGTGAAAAACCATAAACTTTTTAAACTTATTTATAATTTTAAAACTGTCTTTTAATAAATCTCTCTGAATCTTTTCAAGATTTTTTGGATTTATATAGTTGCTGTCTTCAATAGATTTTGCTTCTAACATCGCTTTTAAACGAATAGAACTTATAGTATCAAAACTCTCTATAAGCTCTGTTGCAAAATTCTTATCAATGACCCCTTTATTGTTTAGTTCTTTAATTCTTTCTATTGTGTTTGTTTGAGTAATTTCATATTGCAAACATAGAGTTCTAACTCCATGAACAAGTGCAAATGCCCCTCCTTTTTTTAAGTCTAATTTATTCTGATGCTCTTTTTCTAGAACAAATCCTGAAAATAGTGAAAGCGGAGTGTCAAAATAGAGTACAGCTTTCGCTATGTGAGCCAGTACATCATCTCTTTGATGAAAATGCTGGTGAAGATATCTAGTCAACTCATTCAGAAGTTCTATATCTCCTGCCACACATTTTGCATCTACAAATATACTGAGATTTTGAACATCTGAATCACTCATACTGGTAGACCATTCATTTATTAAACTTTTATAGCCAGTTACGTTTCTTCTCCAAAACTCATTGCTAACCATCACATTTCCAAGACATTTAGGAAAACCTAATTCTAGCAAGTAAGAGTTTAATTTCATCATTGGTTCACGATAAAGTTCTACATCAATTCCATCTCTTACAACAAGCGCATTGTCTTGATCAGATTTTACTGTCTGCTCATCACGACCCTCGCTTCCCATAACCAGAAGAGCACAATCTGTTTGTAGTTCTTTATCAACACACATATCAAAAACTTTTTTATAAACTTTAAGGTTTAGTGTTGATACCAGTTTTGTAATATATCTTACTTTTACACCCTTAACTCTGAGTGTAGTAATAAGATTTTTTAAATCTTCTTGAAGAGCTTTTAAATCATCGATAGTTTTAGCCTTATCGATTTGAACTGCTACAAGATGGGAGTGGTTGGCGAAGTAACTAAGTAGATCCAACTGTTCAAGAACGCCTAGTATTTCATTATTTTTCATTACAACAACTCTTTTTATCTCACTATGAGTCATTATCAAAAGAGCATTAAATAAAAAATCTTCTATATCAATACTTATAAGTCCTTTAGTAGCTATCTTGCTAATGTCTTCTTGAATATCAATCCCACCTAGAAGTACGTGAGTTCTAAGATCACTGTCTGTAACAATGCAGTAGTCATCATCATGTTTGACAATAATCACATGAGCTTTTAAATCTTCTTGTTTTTTTAAAGCACTGTATATGCTTTCATTATGCTCAACAACACAAGCTTTATGTAAAAACATATCTGATACTTTTGCTATTAAAAATCCAGATAGATCACTTTGCATATCGTAGTTTTTAAGATGCTGATGGCGAGTAACAAAATCTTGTAAGAAATAGCTTTGTACTTTTTTGTTCTGCATTAGTTCTAAAAAATCATCTTTTTTTATCTCATAACAGATAAGATCTTCATCTACAAAAAACTTTCCTTCACATTTACCATAGATTAAAGCATCTGCATCAAATGTATCTCCATGCGAATATACATTATGAATTTCGTCATCAATTGACTCTGTAACAGAACCTTTAATAATAATATAAAAAGCGATTGAAGGGAGGTTTTTAGAAATAAGAAGTGTATCTTTCGGGTAGTAGGCTATATCTATTTTTTTCATAAGATTATCGAGCGTGGTTGTACTTAATAGTTCAAATGGATGTATAGACTCAATAAGTTTTCGCTGATCTAAAATACTCAACTTTTTATTCCTTTATTTACTTTATAAAATGAAGAAAACCTATTTGTTCGTCTCAAACAATAGGTTTTCTTCAACAGGAAGAACTACGCAATGATGCCTATTTTAATTGCTATATGAAAATCTAATTTCACATAGCAAAAGATTAATGCTCAGATGCACCCTCAGCGCCTATACCAGTTTGACTTCTTATATATTGAGCTTCAAATGCTTCGATTTCTGCCGCAGCATTATGACTCTTATCAGTAATAGAGAAGAACCAAATACTTACAAATGCAGCAGTTACAGAGAACAATGCTGGATATTTATAAGGGAAAATTGCTTCTGCATTTCCTAAAATTTGTACCCATACAATTGGACCAAGTATTACAAGTAAAACAGCAGTTGCCAGTCCTATAGAACCACCAATTACAGCACCACGAGTTGTAAGTTTTTTCCAGTACATAGAAAGGAATAAAATTGGGAAGTTAGCAGATGCAGCAATAGCAAAAGCAAGACCAACAACGAACGCGATATTTTGTTTTTCAAACATAATACCCATGATAATAGCAACAATACCTAAAATGATAGTAGCAATTTTAGAAACTTTCATTTCAGCTAAGCCATCTGCTTTACCTTTTTTGATTACTGAAGCATAAAGGTCATGCGAAATTGCAGATGCACCAGCTAGAGTAAGACCAGACACAACAGCTAAGATAGTTGCAAATGCAACAGCTGAAATAAAGCCTAGGAAGAAATCTCCACCAACAGCGTGTGATAAGTGAATTGCAGCCATGTTATTTCCACCAAGAATTGGTGAACCACCGCTAACAGCTTCTTTAGCCATATCTAAGTATTGTGGATTTTTAAATACCATAACTATTGCACCAAAACCGATGATAAAAGTTAAAATATAGAAATAACCAATAAAACCTGTTGCATAAAAAACTGATTTACGAGCTTCTTTAGCATCAGCAACTGTGAAAAATCTCATAAGAATATGAGGTAGACCAGCTGTACCAAACATAAGAGCTACCGCAAGCGAAATAGCTGAAACAGGATCGCTTACAAGTCCACCAGGGCTCATAATATCAATACCTTTCATCTCAACAGCTTGAGCAAAAAGTGAACCAAAACTAAAGTCATAGTGTGCCATAACAGCTAATGCCATAAATGTTGCACCTGAAAGTAGTAAGAATGCTTTAATGATTTGTACCCATGTAGTAGCAAGCATACCACCAAATGTTACATAAAGAATCATAAGAACACCAACAAGAATTACCGCGACTTCATACTGAAGACCAAATAAAAGTTGAATAAGTTTACCAGAACCAACCATTTGAGCGATTAGGTAAAGAATAACTGTTGCGATTGAACCAGATGCCGCTAAAGAACGGATTGGAGTTTGACGAAGTCTATAAGAAGCAACATCAGCAAAAGTATATTTACCTAAGTTTCTTAGAGGCTCAGCAATCATAAAAAGAATAATCGGCCAACCAACTAAAAAACCAATAGAATAGATAAGACCATCATATCCTTTTGCGTAAACAAGACCAGAAATTCCTAAGAACGACGCAGCTGACATATAATCACCAGCGATAGCCATACCATTTTGAAAACCTGTGATTCCACCACCAGCAGTGTAGAAATCTTTTGCAGATTTTGTTCTTTTAGCTGCCCAGTAAGTAATACCTAAAGTACCACCGACAAATAGCAAGAACATAACGATAGCAGACATATTAAGTGATTGTTTTTCAACTGCACCTTCAATTGCTCCAGATGCAAATACAGCGATTGTTCCCAGTATTAAAAATAAAAATATTCTATTCATATTCATTTAGTCTTCCTTTATGCTTTGTTTGATTTTATTATTTAAGTCATCAAACTCACCGTTTGCACGTTTAGTATATATACCAGTTAAGATAAATGCGAAAACGATAATTGCCATCCCTAAAGGAATACCAACAGTTGTTACTGAATCAGAAGATAGAGGAGTCCCTAGTGCTGATGGGTTGAATGCTATTGTTAGAATAAATGTAAAATACACCACTAACATAGCAATTGATAGTTTTATCGCGAAACCAGATCTTTTAGATACTAGTTCCTGATAATCCGGATTTGCCTTGATTTTATCAACAAGTTCTTTGTTCATATTGTTTCCTTATTTTTCTAACTAGAAATTATAGTTAGCTATAAATCTATACTCTGACCAGTCTCTGTTATCACCAAAATCTGTTGGAAAGTTTCCACGAACACGTAACTGAAGTTTTTTAACAACATCTGGATAATATATAACATCAAAACCAGGTTCTTTAGCTGTTCTAGCAGTACCATATCCACTATTTGCATCCATATCAAATGAAGCATAGTAACCAGTAGCAGATAAATTAACTCCGTGTTCTTTGAAACTATAAGTTGCAGCAACTTTAGTAGCTTTAGTTCCAGCTAAGAACATGTGGCGTGTAACCATACCTTGAGTAAATGCCGGCATACCACCCCATGGAGTAATAGTTGAGTTTTCTAATGACTTTCCTGCTTCTGCATCACTCTGCTGAGAATATGCAACATATGCTTTAAATCCACCGATTCCAGCACCAACTTTAGCGCCCCAATACATACTATCTATATCTTTAACAGATGCAACTGAACCCATTCCGTCTTCTTTAATGAACTGAACAGATGCAAACGGTTTAACTGAATCACTTAATAAACATTTCCATTTAGCATCTACTTGTGCATATACTGCATTCAAAATATCGTAAGCGTAGTAATCCCATAGTTGAACTTTAAAGTTGTCATTTTTAAAAATTGCACCAACAGTAGATACACCAGCTGTCTCTTTTCCAACTGCCCATGTACCCATGTTAGTAAATTCACCTTGATACTTTGCTGTATTACCTGCAACTGAAGTATAACCACCTGTAGCACCTACAATACCACCATTATAAGCATTGGCAAATGTACCTGCAGCAAATTTAGTAACATGAGCTGCTACTACAGTTGTATTAGATATATCACTATTAGTTAAAACATATGCTTCAAACATATTTGGAATCATTCTAGCGTCATCTGCACCAGCTAATGGTGTATTTAACATTTGACGACCCATTTTAAATGTAGTCTTCGTTCCTAAATCTTTAGCGTTGTATTGAATAAATGCTTCACCTAAAATTGAATAAGATGAACCGTCATTTTTTAATAACGTAGTATTTGGTCCCATTACATCGTCTTCTAAACCTTGCAGAATACGGTTAGTTGTATGGAATGCTGCTCCAAGGCTTAAACCTTTGTATGCTGCTGTTTCATACTTTAAATGTCCACCGACAGCTGTAGCTATTTGATTACCAGCTTTAGTATTATCATCACGATTAATGTAAAAAGTACGGATTTGACCGCTTGTTTTACCTTCACTAAACATTGTACTCAAGTCTTCAGCCGCTTGAACATTAACAGAACCTAAAAGTCCTACTACAATTGCACTTAATGCTATATGTTTTTTCATATATCTTCCTTCTGAATGTATTTAACACCTCTATACTAAAATATAAATATAGCATGAACATAGCATGACAAATATTTTAGATAAATATGGACAAATTTTTATTTTTTGAGTAGATTTGTAACTTTTTTCAACATTTAATCTAACTTAAGTAAATAAGCACTCCATAATTTTTTCTAATAATATAAATATACTAGACTATAATTTTAATCTGCATAGACAAAATCTATATCATGGATAAAAGTTATGAAAGAAGTTATAAACGCTTATAGAACACAAAAAATAAATGTTGATTATTTTTTAAAAACATTTATAAATAGTCTTCCTAAAAATTATATTGACAACCCTTTGGAGATTGTAAAAAAAAATAGATTCATACAGTTGATGTACGGAGTTGATTCAAACTTTAAGCAAGCAACGCCAATTTTCTCAAAAAAAGATTCTGATTCTTCTCAAATTGGGAATGACAAGAGTCACTACTTTATGAAACTTCAACTCGATGATGATAGCATCTACATATCAAACCCATATATACACCACAAAACAGGAAAAGCAAGTCTTAGTATTGTTCAGTTAATTGGTTCTGATTATTATGTTTTTGATATCAACCTTATACATCTTTTGGAAGATTTAAAGCTTATACAATACAACAGTATTCATGATAAAGTAAAAAGAACAGTCTACTTCTTTGGTTCAACAATGCTTGCTATTGTTGCTATTGCACTTATAGCTTATGGTGGATATATTTTTTTTGCATTACTGTTTTCACTCTCAACTTCAGATTTTTTACATGACATATTTACTTCCATCATATCTATGACACTTGGTCTTGCCATTTATGACCTTGCAAAACAGATTTTTGAGCATGAGGTTATGTATCAGTCTTTTCATCAGACAGAAGACAAACAGTATAAAGTTCT
Protein-coding regions in this window:
- a CDS encoding 3'-5' exonuclease, which encodes MFFSFINDLKAKANRSKLNDKEYEFLFEEDTSGEYVVFDTETTGLNPKKDEILSIGAVKIKDNKILTSQTFEVFIKNSGEISSKSIEIHRIRPIDLENAKTTEIAIREFLNFIGSRPLIGYYLEFDVNMINKYIKPMLGVTLPNKKIEVSEIYFDKTISLIPQGNIDLRFDTILKKCDVPDMGAHNAVNDAIMTAMIYLKLTKEK
- a CDS encoding DUF485 domain-containing protein, giving the protein MNKELVDKIKANPDYQELVSKRSGFAIKLSIAMLVVYFTFILTIAFNPSALGTPLSSDSVTTVGIPLGMAIIVFAFILTGIYTKRANGEFDDLNNKIKQSIKED
- a CDS encoding putative nucleotidyltransferase substrate binding domain-containing protein; translated protein: MSILDQRKLIESIHPFELLSTTTLDNLMKKIDIAYYPKDTLLISKNLPSIAFYIIIKGSVTESIDDEIHNVYSHGDTFDADALIYGKCEGKFFVDEDLICYEIKKDDFLELMQNKKVQSYFLQDFVTRHQHLKNYDMQSDLSGFLIAKVSDMFLHKACVVEHNESIYSALKKQEDLKAHVIIVKHDDDYCIVTDSDLRTHVLLGGIDIQEDISKIATKGLISIDIEDFLFNALLIMTHSEIKRVVVMKNNEILGVLEQLDLLSYFANHSHLVAVQIDKAKTIDDLKALQEDLKNLITTLRVKGVKVRYITKLVSTLNLKVYKKVFDMCVDKELQTDCALLVMGSEGRDEQTVKSDQDNALVVRDGIDVELYREPMMKLNSYLLELGFPKCLGNVMVSNEFWRRNVTGYKSLINEWSTSMSDSDVQNLSIFVDAKCVAGDIELLNELTRYLHQHFHQRDDVLAHIAKAVLYFDTPLSLFSGFVLEKEHQNKLDLKKGGAFALVHGVRTLCLQYEITQTNTIERIKELNNKGVIDKNFATELIESFDTISSIRLKAMLEAKSIEDSNYINPKNLEKIQRDLLKDSFKIINKFKKFMVFHFHLNMVA
- a CDS encoding cation acetate symporter — translated: MNMNRIFLFLILGTIAVFASGAIEGAVEKQSLNMSAIVMFLLFVGGTLGITYWAAKRTKSAKDFYTAGGGITGFQNGMAIAGDYMSAASFLGISGLVYAKGYDGLIYSIGFLVGWPIILFMIAEPLRNLGKYTFADVASYRLRQTPIRSLAASGSIATVILYLIAQMVGSGKLIQLLFGLQYEVAVILVGVLMILYVTFGGMLATTWVQIIKAFLLLSGATFMALAVMAHYDFSFGSLFAQAVEMKGIDIMSPGGLVSDPVSAISLAVALMFGTAGLPHILMRFFTVADAKEARKSVFYATGFIGYFYILTFIIGFGAIVMVFKNPQYLDMAKEAVSGGSPILGGNNMAAIHLSHAVGGDFFLGFISAVAFATILAVVSGLTLAGASAISHDLYASVIKKGKADGLAEMKVSKIATIILGIVAIIMGIMFEKQNIAFVVGLAFAIAASANFPILFLSMYWKKLTTRGAVIGGSIGLATAVLLVILGPIVWVQILGNAEAIFPYKYPALFSVTAAFVSIWFFSITDKSHNAAAEIEAFEAQYIRSQTGIGAEGASEH
- a CDS encoding OprD family outer membrane porin, whose protein sequence is MKKHIALSAIVVGLLGSVNVQAAEDLSTMFSEGKTSGQIRTFYINRDDNTKAGNQIATAVGGHLKYETAAYKGLSLGAAFHTTNRILQGLEDDVMGPNTTLLKNDGSSYSILGEAFIQYNAKDLGTKTTFKMGRQMLNTPLAGADDARMIPNMFEAYVLTNSDISNTTVVAAHVTKFAAGTFANAYNGGIVGATGGYTSVAGNTAKYQGEFTNMGTWAVGKETAGVSTVGAIFKNDNFKVQLWDYYAYDILNAVYAQVDAKWKCLLSDSVKPFASVQFIKEDGMGSVASVKDIDSMYWGAKVGAGIGGFKAYVAYSQQSDAEAGKSLENSTITPWGGMPAFTQGMVTRHMFLAGTKATKVAATYSFKEHGVNLSATGYYASFDMDANSGYGTARTAKEPGFDVIYYPDVVKKLQLRVRGNFPTDFGDNRDWSEYRFIANYNF